The DNA window CGGGTGTGACCGCCGGCATCGACCTCGCTCTGTCGCTGGTCGAGGCCGATCTCGGGCACGACCTCGCACTCGCTGTTGCCCGCCAGCTTGTCGTCTTCCTGAAGCGCCCGGGCGGGCAGTCGCAGTTCAGCGCCGCCCTCACCCTTCAGGACAATGGCGGGCGCTTCGACGACCTTCATGCCTGGATCGTCGCGAACCTCGACCGGCCCCTCTCCCTTGCCGATCTCGCGGACCGGGCCGGCATGAGTCTCAGGAGCTTTTCGCGCCACTACCGGCAATCGACGGGCAGGACGCCCACCGAAGCCGTCGAGCAGATGCGCCTCGAAAGCGCACGCCGCCAGCTTGAGCAGGGCCGCCCGGTGGCAAGGGTCGCCGCCCGTTGCGGCTTCGGGGCGGAGGAAACCATGCGGCGCGCCTTCCAGCGCCGCTTCGGCATCAGCCCGCAGGCCTACCGAGAACGCTTTTCCGATTAGAAGCCGTTCGCCGGACCACCCCGGAGAGAACGGTCGGACTCAATCCTCCGAATAGCGCTCCTCGGCCCACGGGTCGGCGTGATTGTGATAGCCGTTCACCTCCCAGAAGCCGCGCTTGTCGGCCTCCAGGAACTCGATCGCCCGGAGCCACTTGGCGCTCTTCCAGAAATAGAGATGCGGCACGACGAGGCGCGCCGGACCGCCATGCTCGCGCGCGATCGGCTGACCCTGCCAATGGGTGGCGATGAGCGCGTTCGGCGCGGCGAAGTCCTCAAGCGCGAGGTTGGTCGTATAGCCGTCGTAGCTGTGCAGCATCACGTGGGTGGCGCTCTCCGCCGGATCGCAGCGCATCAGCAGGTCTCGCGTCGAAACGCCTTCCCAGGTGTTGTCGTAGCGCGACCACGTCGTGACGCAGTGGATGTCGGACAGGAAGGTGCTCTGCGGCAACGCCTGGAAGTCATCCCAGGAAAGATCCAGCGGTTCGGCGACCTTGCCGAGGATCTGCAGGCGCCATGTGGAAAGCGGCACGTCAGGCTGGATGCCGAGGTCGAGGACCGGCCAGTCGCGCGTCAGGTGCTGACCCGGCGGCAGGCGCTCCGCGCCCGGCACCATCTCGCGCCCGGTCAGGAACTTCTGCTCCTTGGCCCAGCGCAGCTTGGACCGCGTCAGCTTGGTCTCGGGCGGCAGTTCGGAATTGTGCGAATCGTCTGGCATCACAAAACCTTCGTTCAACGGTGTGGCGTTTGTTTGAGGATCAAAATTAACGAAACATTCATACAAATAGCACCTGAAATTAATCTTCGCACTGTTACCCATTAGTCAGCTTTTCTCGGGGGTACATGATGCGAAGACTTCTACCCAAAGGTCTCTCTGCCAAATTCCAGGCCATCCTGCTGTTGACCGTCATCGGCTTTCTCGGATTGGCCGCATGGTCGGCGGTCTCGTTGAAGCAGGAATTGATTCAGTTCAAGAAGTCCGAGATCCGGTCCATCGTCACGGCTGTCGCCACGATCGCGGCCGGCGAACAGGCGAAGGTTGACAAGGGCGAGATCGATCTTGCGACCGCGAAGGCCAACACGCTCTCGGCAATCAGGTCGCTTCGCTATAATGGCAAAGACTACGTTTTCGTCTACGACTTTGATTACAAGGGCATTCTTAATCCGGTGAAGCCGGAAAACGATGGCAAGAACCTGCGCGACATGACCGACTCCAACGGCAAGCACCATGTTCAGGAGATGGTCGATATCGCGAGGACAGACGGCTCCGGCTTTGTCGAATATGGTTGGATCAATCCCAAGGACAATGCCGGTTATACGAAAATGTCATTCGTCCAGGGCTTCAAGCCGTGGGGCTGGATGTTCGGATCCGGCGTCCTGATGGACGATGTCGACGCCCGATTCATGTCGGCGATGGAGAAGAGCCTCGGCATCACCGCGCTGATCATCGTGATCCTGTCGACCATCCTGATTGTCGTGGTGCGAAGCGTCGTGAAGCCGATCACGAGCATGACCGGCACAGTGATGAAGATCGCCAGCAACGATCTGGAGTCGGAAATTCCTTCCACCGACCGTCAGGATGAAATCGGCGATATCGCCCGCTCGATCGAAACGCTGCGCAACAATACGCTTGAGCGCCTGAAACTGGAAAAGCGCCAGTCGGAGGAAGAGCGCGCGCGCAACCGCCGTCAGATGGAAATCGAGGCGATCCTGAGCGACTTCCAGAATGAGGCGACTTCCGCCATCAACCGCGTCAGCGAGACAATGCAGGGCATGCTGACGACCGCAAAGGCGGTGGACGCAGCCTCCCGCCGCACGGCCGACAACGCCGCCACCGTCACCAGCGCCTCCAACGACGCCGCCGACAACGTCGGCGCGGTGGCAAGCGCAGCCGAGGAACTCGCCTCGTCCATTGGCGAGATCACCAACCAGATTTCGCGGACGACGGAGGTCGTGGAACAGGCCGCTCGCTCGACCAAGGACGCCAACGACATGGTCGACGGCCTCGCCCAGGCGGCAAGCAAGATCGGCGAAGTGGTCACGCTCATTCAGGCGATTGCCGAGCAGACAAACCTCCTTGCGCTCAACGCGACGATCGAGGCGGCACGGGCCGGCGAAGCCGGCAAGGGATTTGCCGTGGTGGCCTCCGAGGTCAAGAATCTGGCGGCGCAGACGGCGCGCGCCACGGAGGAGATCGCCGCGCAGGTGACAGGCATCCAGTCCTCCACCAGCGACGCCGTCCGCGCCATCCAGTCGATCACCACGACGATGGCGGACGTCAACCGCTACACTGGCGCAATTGCCGCCGCCGTCGAGCAGCAGGGCGCGGCGACATCGGAAATCAGTCGCAACATCGCCATGGCCTCCGACGGAACGCGGGTCGTGAGCGAGAACGCCAGCGAAGTGTCCGGCGCGGCCGACGAGACCATCCGCTCGGCCGAAAGCGTGGCGACCGCGTCACGCGCAGTCGCCGAACAGTCCGACGGCCTGCGCGACAGCATCGACACCTTCCTGCGCAAGGTTGCCGCCGCGTGATCTGACGGCACGTCAGGCAAAGTTCCATGAACCGGGCGGCGACGGAAACGTGGCCGCCCGCTCTCGTTTCAAGGCCGGGCCGACGGTCGGGATTTCACTTGCAAGCAAGGCCAGCACCAACGCCCGGCTTTCCCTTCGCGTCTTCAGGGAAAACAGACCGTCCTTGCCGCCCTTTACCAACTGGATCATACTTGCACCGCAAGCCCCGCGACATTGCCGCTCGGGGCCAAGAAGAGCGCGGCCCAATCAGGTACTGCGTCGTGACCGCGCCGGAAAGGTGCGAAATGACCACCTATATCGTGATGCTCAACTGGACGGAGCAAGGCATCAAGCATGTGACGGACTCGCCGAAGCGTCTCGATGCCGCCAAGGAGCAACTCGCCGCCATGGGCGGTCGCTTCAAGGAGTTCTACCTCACCATGGGCGAATACGACATGGTCAGCGTCGTCGAGGCGCCGGACGACGCTGTCCTTGCCCGCTTCATCATGATGCTCGGCCGCCAGGGCTTTGTGCGCAGCAAGACGTTGAAAGCCTTTCCGGAAGCGGCCTACCGCGAGATCGTCCACACCCTGGAATGACGAGCGAGATGATCTGCAACGTCTATTGCGCCGCCGTCGCGTCGGCGGACCGGCCTTCCGTGACGCTCGGCCAGACCTCTGCGAGAAGTTCGTAGGATTTCAGCCGGCTACCGTGGTCGTATATGTGTGCGGCAACCATCACCTCGTCGACGCCGGTCTCGTCGAGGAACCTTTGCAGCTTCTCGCGGATCGTCGCCGGCGAACCGACGAAGGCATAGCTGAGCATGCGT is part of the Hartmannibacter diazotrophicus genome and encodes:
- a CDS encoding sulfite oxidase-like oxidoreductase; the encoded protein is MPDDSHNSELPPETKLTRSKLRWAKEQKFLTGREMVPGAERLPPGQHLTRDWPVLDLGIQPDVPLSTWRLQILGKVAEPLDLSWDDFQALPQSTFLSDIHCVTTWSRYDNTWEGVSTRDLLMRCDPAESATHVMLHSYDGYTTNLALEDFAAPNALIATHWQGQPIAREHGGPARLVVPHLYFWKSAKWLRAIEFLEADKRGFWEVNGYHNHADPWAEERYSED
- a CDS encoding methyl-accepting chemotaxis protein, translating into MMRRLLPKGLSAKFQAILLLTVIGFLGLAAWSAVSLKQELIQFKKSEIRSIVTAVATIAAGEQAKVDKGEIDLATAKANTLSAIRSLRYNGKDYVFVYDFDYKGILNPVKPENDGKNLRDMTDSNGKHHVQEMVDIARTDGSGFVEYGWINPKDNAGYTKMSFVQGFKPWGWMFGSGVLMDDVDARFMSAMEKSLGITALIIVILSTILIVVVRSVVKPITSMTGTVMKIASNDLESEIPSTDRQDEIGDIARSIETLRNNTLERLKLEKRQSEEERARNRRQMEIEAILSDFQNEATSAINRVSETMQGMLTTAKAVDAASRRTADNAATVTSASNDAADNVGAVASAAEELASSIGEITNQISRTTEVVEQAARSTKDANDMVDGLAQAASKIGEVVTLIQAIAEQTNLLALNATIEAARAGEAGKGFAVVASEVKNLAAQTARATEEIAAQVTGIQSSTSDAVRAIQSITTTMADVNRYTGAIAAAVEQQGAATSEISRNIAMASDGTRVVSENASEVSGAADETIRSAESVATASRAVAEQSDGLRDSIDTFLRKVAAA
- a CDS encoding GYD domain-containing protein → MTTYIVMLNWTEQGIKHVTDSPKRLDAAKEQLAAMGGRFKEFYLTMGEYDMVSVVEAPDDAVLARFIMMLGRQGFVRSKTLKAFPEAAYREIVHTLE